ATTTCgctattattaaaaaataaaagaaaaaaggtggaCTAAATAATTGAAATGCTTCTATTGTTAGATGCATAATTATGCCTATGGATCCTTGGGATTTGTAGATCTTTTTATATCCCATAGTTTTGGGTTATGGATGGAGCCAAGGATCACAAATCCGTCTATATATCCATCATGTATATTGTCCTTTTCCTTCCATCTTGCAGAAGAAATATTAAACAGACAGgagaaaaatatacaaaaacggaattttcaaaggaaaatagttatattttttataagaatttTTACATGACAATGGGAGAAGcctttttttctgtttataATTCAACAAGGCAATGAAATTATCTACTAGACTAGCACAAGAAGCCCTGAGCTAGCTGCAACATGTGAAGTATAGAAGGAGATCAACTTCAAATTTCCAGCAATGAATACTTTGTAATCCAGTAATTGAACTTTGcccaatctttttcttttaaggaAAAGGATTGGGCCGAATAAAGGTGAAGTACCATCTAGTGTGTTTTATATCAATCACATTTTCTGTTCTCTGTGTTTTTAACAAAAGAGTTcattattgatgatttttttaCCTCCTTAAACCAGAGGCCTGAAATCCTGGCAAGCCCGATATGCACTTGCAGCCTAGGACCTGAAAACATGGGTGATATATTCTCTGTAGAGACAATTAGCTAAAAGAACCTGGGGTAGACCTAAActgactctaggagaagtgaGGAAATACATGTAAAGCTTAGGACTAgtaacaagtatgactttgaatagagctgaatGGATAAAAAGTATTCATGTAGCCAACTCCGTTTAGATGGAAAAATGATGAGTTGAGTTGTAGACAATTAGCATATATTGTGATTTCCAGAATGACACACAAAGATAAAAAGCCCGCAAATTACCTTTGGCATTCTGAGAATGAAAATTAGTTACATACCCTTGCTAAGAAAGATTTCCGTCCCTGTGATCCCACCTCGCTGCTGCACCTTTGACCTGTTACTACTTCAAGAATCAGAACTCCAAAGCTGTATAAGTCAACTTTCTCAGTTAGGTGGCCATGAAATACATACTCAGGAGCCATGTATCCTCTGCAGACACTTGCTTTTTCAGTTCAAAGATCACAGAAGAAAACCaaatgattgaaaattttaCAGCAAATTAAAAATTGTTGGTGAAAGTTGAAAAACTCAGCATAGTGTTATGCAAGCTTGGGGGCAAACATGTAATTAttcaaaaaacataaaaagattGATTGACCAAGTTGATCTCTTACAGTGTTCCTGCTACTCCAGTGCTAAGATGGATTAGACCCTCTGCAAAAGATCTTGCACGTCCAAAATCTGTTATCTTGGGCTTAAAATTATCATCAAGAAGAACATTACTCGCTTTGATGTCTCTGTGGATAATTCGGATTTCTGACTCCTCATGGAGATAATAGAGACCTTCTGCCACCCCTTGAATAATATCCAATCTCTTCTCCCAGTGTAAAACTTTTGCTCGACTATGGTCTGTTTCACATAATCAGAATTAGATTACGAAATAACCAGTGTAGATAAATCAATAAACATTAGCATAGGCTTAACTCTTATTTCTGTGCATGTCAGCCGCAACCTCTACGAAAACTAAGACAAAGTACAAGAAAAGTTTGATTCAACAACATACCAAATATAATCTGATCCAGGCTCTTGTTGAAGTAATACTCATAAACAAGCAAGCTTTCGGGGCCATCAGTGCTGCGACCAAGCAATTTCACTAGATTTTTGTGGTGGAGGCAGTTGATCAGATCCACTTCATTTAAGAACTGATCAATCCACTGTCTTGTATTCAGGAACAACCTCTTCACCGCAACTTCTCTTCCATCAGGAAGTACAGCCTACAACATatcaaaaaaggagaaaagaaatattAGTCACAAATGTTGTCAGGTTTGACAACATATTAAGATATTTTCTGAGTCTTTGTTCTACCTTGTACACAGTTCCATAGCTGCCCTGCCCAAGCTTGTTGGATGTGTCAAAATTCTTGGTACCGTTCCTCAATTCCTGGTATCTGAAATTGAGCTTGGATTGAGAAATGGAAGCAGAAAGCCCTGCTCCATATCCTGCTGAAAAGATTGAATAGATCAAAATTCCTTCCACATAATTGTCTCCTTAATTCTGATAAATTTCTTTCTGTGCTGCTTACCTTTAAGAGACTTAGAATCTGAACTGCGGAAGTATCCCTTGGCTTTCCAATTCCCAATCCCACTTAAAAGTAGCGCAACTCCACCAACATAAC
The sequence above is drawn from the Macadamia integrifolia cultivar HAES 741 unplaced genomic scaffold, SCU_Mint_v3 scaffold2876, whole genome shotgun sequence genome and encodes:
- the LOC122067378 gene encoding cysteine-rich receptor-like protein kinase 3, producing MGITENGRVAFVVFIVSCFWGISLADSQTIIVGLYCGTTNAASGAFFADYFIPAMDSLSSLVNQNGFGTTVVGEGPNAVYALAQCFKDLSLVDCELCFSPWIQGTQKYVLTVRTVPCLISLNKEIVNEAVGNVSTEAIKNQGFAVGSVSNSNISVFSLAQSWESLDNQKCNSCLQAAASFVNSCSPALEGQSFNAGCYLRYSTGMFWNSLPTTSNSSVALLLSGIGNWKAKGYFRSSDSKSLKGYGAGLSASISQSKLNFRYQELRNGTKNFDTSNKLGQGSYGTVYKAVLPDGREVAVKRLFLNTRQWIDQFLNEVDLINCLHHKNLVKLLGRSTDGPESLLVYEYYFNKSLDQIIFDHSRAKVLHWEKRLDIIQGVAEGLYYLHEESEIRIIHRDIKASNVLLDDNFKPKITDFGRARSFAEGLIHLSTGVAGTL